One genomic region from Caldicoprobacter guelmensis encodes:
- a CDS encoding SpoIID/LytB domain-containing protein: protein MNKGRSKWVVFLAAAAILTLILPACAGVRRTEPPTPVPEQMAKKPPIPQALGSPTGQEPRLKVYIKEEGRVQEMPFEEYVAGVVGGEIKNDWPMEAIKAQAIIARTFVLKFIKDKGHSKYGNAHISTDIEEAQAWNMEAVNERIKKAVAETRGQVIVYNGDYVNAWFHSNAGGKTATAVEGLAYKEGNPPYIQVVSSPDDSSVIPPDEKSWSAEFSKQEVIKAVKQMGKQIDDFSSIKIGRRGPSGRAIEIVLDSTPVSAPDLRIALGSTRMKSTLLDEVRLNGDQVIFKGRGYGHGVGMSQWGAYSMAKRGKKAEDIIKHYFKGVQIVKLWP from the coding sequence ATGAATAAAGGGAGATCTAAATGGGTTGTTTTTTTAGCTGCTGCGGCAATATTGACTTTAATATTGCCAGCTTGTGCAGGAGTGAGGAGAACGGAGCCGCCGACCCCTGTTCCTGAGCAGATGGCAAAGAAGCCACCCATTCCTCAAGCTTTGGGCAGCCCGACCGGGCAGGAGCCGCGGCTTAAGGTGTATATAAAGGAAGAAGGCAGGGTACAGGAGATGCCGTTTGAAGAATATGTAGCCGGAGTTGTAGGGGGAGAGATCAAAAACGATTGGCCGATGGAGGCCATTAAAGCTCAGGCCATTATTGCCAGAACTTTTGTTCTCAAATTCATAAAAGATAAAGGTCACTCTAAATATGGCAATGCCCACATTTCAACTGATATTGAAGAAGCTCAAGCGTGGAATATGGAAGCTGTTAATGAGCGTATAAAGAAGGCGGTAGCTGAAACGAGAGGACAAGTGATCGTATATAATGGAGATTATGTAAATGCATGGTTTCATTCCAATGCGGGGGGGAAGACAGCTACGGCTGTAGAAGGTTTGGCTTACAAGGAAGGCAATCCCCCTTATATACAGGTTGTCAGCTCCCCTGATGATTCTTCAGTTATCCCTCCGGATGAAAAGAGCTGGAGTGCTGAGTTTTCAAAACAGGAAGTTATAAAGGCTGTTAAGCAAATGGGCAAACAGATAGACGATTTTTCCAGTATCAAGATAGGTAGAAGGGGTCCATCAGGGCGTGCTATAGAAATCGTTCTCGATTCCACGCCGGTTTCGGCCCCTGACTTGCGCATCGCACTGGGGAGCACCAGGATGAAGTCAACCCTGCTGGATGAGGTACGGTTAAACGGCGACCAAGTTATATTTAAAGGCAGGGGTTATGGGCATGGCGTGGGTATGTCCCAGTGGGGTGCTTATAGCATGGCTAAACGAGGGAAGAAAGCCGAGGATATAATTAAACATTACTTCAAAGGTGTTCAGATCGTTAAACTGTGGCCTTAA
- the yabP gene encoding sporulation protein YabP: MIREMDDKKAVRSRSHSVLMENREKVTITGVVDVDSFDEATVVLVTDMGYITLHGQDLHINKLNLEEGQLIVEGEIIALQYSDHDGLGGKGSGFFSRLFR, encoded by the coding sequence ATGATCAGGGAGATGGATGATAAAAAAGCTGTAAGAAGTAGAAGCCACAGCGTGCTTATGGAAAACCGCGAGAAGGTGACCATAACAGGTGTAGTTGATGTTGACAGCTTTGATGAGGCAACAGTAGTGTTGGTGACCGATATGGGCTACATTACACTTCACGGCCAGGACCTCCACATAAACAAGCTGAACCTGGAAGAAGGACAGCTCATAGTCGAAGGGGAAATTATCGCTCTCCAGTATAGCGATCACGACGGGCTAGGAGGAAAGGGTTCCGGCTTTTTTAGCAGGCTATTCAGATAA
- the yabQ gene encoding spore cortex biosynthesis protein YabQ, with product MLMSTANQVYVFLATVYAGMVVGFIYDLNRVFRWTFKPRPWVVGIMDLFFWLVVAALVFVALLYANDGEVRFYNFVGLAIGWSLYLLTISPWVIKALTLIYRVIEKGVRYIIRFASWPLRALFNFFNKISEKIRA from the coding sequence ATGCTGATGTCAACGGCTAACCAGGTATATGTCTTTCTGGCCACAGTTTATGCGGGAATGGTTGTGGGATTCATTTATGATTTGAACAGGGTATTTCGTTGGACATTTAAGCCTAGGCCGTGGGTTGTGGGCATAATGGATTTGTTTTTTTGGCTGGTGGTAGCTGCCTTGGTGTTTGTAGCTCTACTATATGCCAATGACGGAGAAGTGAGATTTTATAATTTTGTCGGACTGGCAATAGGGTGGAGCCTATACCTGCTGACGATAAGTCCTTGGGTGATAAAAGCATTAACACTTATATACAGAGTTATAGAAAAGGGGGTTAGATACATCATCAGGTTTGCGTCCTGGCCTTTGCGTGCTCTGTTTAATTTTTTTAATAAGATTAGTGAGAAAATTAGGGCATAA
- a CDS encoding FtsB family cell division protein, protein MARRRYVLKPRAKLMIAVVMIGYFIFTFVHQEIKMREQHVQMEHLRQQIQQVEEYNAELERQIEYTKSEEYVEKAARERFGWVKEGEIKFIEKQN, encoded by the coding sequence ATGGCAAGGCGTAGGTATGTGCTAAAGCCCAGAGCCAAGCTGATGATTGCGGTGGTGATGATCGGCTATTTTATTTTTACTTTTGTTCACCAAGAAATAAAGATGCGGGAGCAGCATGTACAGATGGAACACTTGAGACAGCAGATTCAGCAGGTTGAAGAATACAATGCCGAGCTGGAACGCCAGATCGAGTATACAAAATCGGAGGAATACGTTGAAAAGGCGGCCAGGGAGCGCTTTGGGTGGGTAAAAGAAGGGGAGATAAAATTTATCGAAAAACAGAACTGA
- a CDS encoding S1 RNA-binding domain-containing protein — MPVEVGQVVEGRVSGITKFGAFIVLPDGRTGMVHISEVADTYVKDIHQYLRQDERVMVKVLSIDERGRINLSIRRAQEPVMTFEERLAKFMKESEEKLKDIRKNREAKRGGGYWRGRG, encoded by the coding sequence ATGCCTGTTGAAGTGGGACAAGTAGTGGAAGGTAGGGTATCGGGCATAACCAAGTTTGGAGCGTTTATAGTATTGCCCGATGGGCGGACTGGCATGGTGCACATCTCCGAAGTGGCAGATACCTATGTAAAGGACATACATCAATATTTGAGGCAAGATGAGAGGGTAATGGTAAAGGTTTTGTCGATAGATGAGAGGGGCAGGATAAACTTATCCATACGCAGAGCTCAGGAACCTGTCATGACCTTTGAGGAACGCTTAGCGAAGTTCATGAAGGAGAGCGAAGAAAAGCTCAAGGACATAAGAAAGAATCGCGAGGCAAAACGAGGAGGTGGGTATTGGCGCGGGAGGGGTTGA
- the spoIIE gene encoding stage II sporulation protein E has protein sequence MQREAYSYQDLSGHAVRRIAVLPVIWKQISYDILICTLCFLMGRAVIFEEVAPFGVALFASVIPRKKNAAVYLVAVILGLLSQGVHLFVLKYMLTACLLFIYSQIPLVRRKKLSVLHVALVVGFALLSVNLTFAYLQGMLFYDLILAGLESVIGMIMVYVFSPVMDLLINIRFRRVLANHELIGTAIFLGLLTVGFWEISLFGISLRNVFAIVLVLLSAYVGGAGIGASIGCMVGLFISMATRLSVEFIGIFAVGGMIAGAFKDLGRAGLSLAFILSNAFMTFYINRSTVTILPFKEIAISSCLLFLVPQRAVGYMRQIWNLGHIREEGSRYTSKLKELTVSRLEEFSHVFHNLAQAFSQISQFDVIKGREGINRLLDAVASKVCTACTFYRNCWQRNFYATYNNMFDLISIIENKGNIRKEDLAEDLCKACFRVDEVVKAMNEVYEAYKFNYRWQQKIEECRNLVAQQLEGISRVITRLAQELDIDVRFKKDLEDAILVELDKRGIHVRNVMVIEKADGRMEVSITQKSCGGRRECTRIVERAVSEVLRRPMLCKTDEGRGCSHPECTLKFVEAQRYKVMTGIARKAREYSDACGDNYSSIPIDQNKYLLVLSDGMGSGSRADAESSIVVSLLENFLEAGFDLNSTIQTINSVLILRSREEIFATADLCVIDLVTGSADFIKIGAVSTFIKKKDGVKVIKAPALPMGILENIQVERVKEALEDGDMIIMMTDGVLDSVEVGLNAEEWMIDVISKLNTSNPQELADHIMNEALKKADGIARDDMTVMVSRVWKPYFS, from the coding sequence ATGCAGAGGGAAGCATACTCTTACCAGGATTTGAGTGGACATGCTGTAAGGCGGATTGCAGTTTTGCCGGTAATATGGAAACAAATATCTTATGACATTCTAATATGCACGTTATGCTTTTTAATGGGACGAGCAGTGATTTTCGAAGAAGTAGCTCCCTTTGGGGTAGCGCTGTTTGCCAGCGTAATACCTAGGAAGAAAAATGCGGCTGTATATTTAGTTGCAGTCATATTAGGGCTTTTAAGCCAGGGGGTGCACCTTTTTGTGCTAAAGTACATGCTGACAGCCTGCCTCCTTTTCATTTATAGCCAGATTCCTCTTGTAAGGCGAAAGAAATTGAGTGTATTGCATGTGGCTTTGGTTGTTGGTTTTGCGCTTTTGTCTGTTAATTTGACGTTTGCTTATCTTCAGGGAATGCTGTTTTATGACTTGATTCTTGCTGGACTGGAAAGCGTTATTGGCATGATTATGGTTTATGTCTTTAGCCCGGTAATGGATTTACTCATAAATATAAGGTTTCGTCGTGTATTGGCTAACCATGAATTGATTGGTACCGCTATTTTCCTTGGGTTGCTGACAGTGGGTTTTTGGGAGATTAGCCTATTTGGCATTTCTCTTCGTAATGTATTTGCTATCGTGTTGGTATTGCTGTCTGCATATGTAGGTGGGGCGGGTATTGGAGCATCCATAGGCTGTATGGTTGGACTGTTCATTTCCATGGCCACTCGCCTGTCTGTTGAATTTATAGGGATTTTTGCTGTGGGTGGAATGATAGCAGGGGCTTTTAAAGATTTGGGAAGAGCTGGATTAAGTCTGGCGTTTATCTTATCTAATGCCTTTATGACCTTTTATATTAATCGTTCAACTGTAACCATACTTCCTTTTAAAGAAATTGCAATATCAAGCTGTTTATTATTTTTAGTTCCTCAACGGGCTGTTGGATATATGCGGCAGATCTGGAATCTGGGCCATATTAGAGAGGAGGGCAGTAGATATACCTCTAAACTGAAGGAGCTTACAGTAAGCAGGCTAGAGGAATTTTCGCATGTGTTCCATAATTTGGCACAAGCATTTTCGCAGATTTCTCAATTTGACGTGATAAAAGGTCGGGAAGGTATAAACAGGTTGTTGGACGCGGTGGCAAGCAAGGTGTGTACAGCCTGTACATTTTATCGAAATTGCTGGCAACGCAACTTCTATGCTACCTATAACAACATGTTTGACCTTATAAGCATAATAGAAAATAAGGGGAACATACGAAAGGAAGACCTGGCGGAGGACTTATGCAAAGCCTGCTTTCGCGTGGACGAGGTTGTAAAAGCCATGAACGAGGTTTATGAGGCTTACAAGTTTAATTACAGATGGCAACAAAAGATAGAGGAGTGTAGAAATCTGGTGGCTCAACAACTCGAGGGAATATCTCGGGTGATAACCCGATTGGCACAGGAACTTGATATAGATGTACGCTTTAAAAAAGACTTAGAAGACGCTATTCTGGTGGAGTTGGATAAAAGAGGTATACATGTCCGAAATGTTATGGTAATAGAAAAAGCGGATGGGAGGATGGAAGTAAGCATTACCCAAAAGTCATGTGGTGGTCGAAGAGAGTGTACGCGCATTGTTGAAAGAGCCGTAAGTGAAGTGCTGAGGAGACCAATGTTATGTAAAACCGATGAGGGCAGAGGTTGTTCGCATCCGGAGTGTACCCTTAAGTTTGTCGAGGCTCAAAGGTATAAGGTGATGACTGGAATTGCCAGAAAAGCCAGAGAATATTCAGATGCGTGTGGTGATAACTATTCATCTATACCGATAGATCAAAACAAGTATCTGCTGGTTTTAAGCGACGGAATGGGTTCGGGCAGCAGAGCCGATGCAGAAAGCAGCATAGTGGTTTCGCTGCTGGAAAATTTTCTTGAGGCGGGATTTGACCTCAACTCGACCATTCAGACCATAAATTCAGTGCTGATACTTCGTTCCAGAGAAGAGATTTTTGCGACAGCTGACCTGTGTGTGATAGACTTGGTGACGGGCAGCGCTGATTTCATTAAAATTGGAGCGGTATCTACCTTTATCAAGAAAAAGGATGGTGTAAAGGTGATAAAGGCGCCGGCTTTACCTATGGGAATACTAGAAAATATCCAAGTTGAGAGGGTTAAGGAAGCGCTTGAAGACGGTGACATGATCATTATGATGACTGACGGGGTTTTAGACAGCGTAGAGGTAGGACTAAATGCCGAAGAGTGGATGATAGACGTAATTTCGAAGCTAAATACAAGCAATCCTCAGGAACTTGCAGACCATATAATGAATGAGGCGTTAAAAAAGGCTGATGGGATTGCACGAGATGATATGACGGTGATGGTAAGCCGGGTGTGGAAACCGTATTTTTCGTGA
- the tilS gene encoding tRNA lysidine(34) synthetase TilS → MLSQGERVLVGISGGPDSVALLHVLKQLERDMGICVYAAHIHHGIRGTVADQDMEFVERLCQQWDVPLFVEKVDVPRVADERGLSLEEAGRIVRYRFFEKVLQDIRGHKVALGHNRDDQAETILHRVLRGTGLQGLQGIKPVRQNRFIRPLIEVSRAEIEEYCRKNGLEFRIDATNQDMTYTRNRIRHELIPYIKQYFNPNIVDTLVRMGTIIRDEEEFLEDYCKKEYDRLVKALSQNRLSIDLGGLLVQHIAIRRRMLRKALMVVGGTLDEIGAHHIEDVLDMALNSTTGTMLTLPNGMRVLKKYDSIEIWRGELPSVPLFEYFLDLPGRVVIKECGIEIKAHRVQRQEVSFSSPWRAYIDGDVINGNLRVRNRRQGDRFKPFGLKGSKKLKEYFIDKKVPRHERDGIPLVADEKNIIWVVGWQINDDYKVTPQTRNIVQLEARKI, encoded by the coding sequence ATGTTATCACAAGGGGAACGGGTATTGGTTGGTATCTCTGGAGGACCTGACTCTGTGGCTTTGTTGCATGTTTTAAAACAGCTTGAAAGGGATATGGGCATTTGTGTGTATGCTGCCCATATACACCATGGAATTAGAGGGACTGTTGCTGACCAGGATATGGAATTTGTGGAGCGGCTGTGTCAGCAGTGGGATGTCCCTTTATTTGTTGAAAAGGTGGATGTGCCGCGTGTGGCTGATGAAAGGGGGTTGTCTTTAGAGGAGGCAGGTAGGATTGTCCGCTACCGCTTTTTTGAAAAGGTGCTACAAGATATACGAGGTCATAAAGTTGCGCTGGGACACAATCGTGATGATCAGGCTGAGACCATCCTACATCGCGTATTGCGTGGAACAGGGCTGCAGGGGTTGCAGGGCATAAAGCCGGTACGACAGAACAGGTTTATACGACCTCTTATAGAGGTTTCGAGGGCGGAAATAGAGGAGTATTGCCGCAAAAACGGCTTAGAATTCAGGATAGACGCAACCAACCAGGATATGACCTATACTCGCAATCGAATACGTCATGAGTTGATACCATATATAAAGCAGTACTTCAACCCTAATATCGTAGATACCCTTGTCAGGATGGGAACAATAATACGCGATGAGGAGGAGTTTTTAGAGGATTACTGTAAGAAGGAATATGATAGGTTGGTGAAAGCTCTTAGCCAAAACCGACTCAGCATTGATTTGGGAGGATTGCTGGTTCAGCACATTGCCATCAGGCGCAGGATGTTGAGGAAGGCTTTAATGGTTGTAGGTGGGACTCTGGATGAGATAGGCGCCCATCACATTGAAGATGTGCTGGATATGGCGCTTAACTCCACGACAGGCACCATGCTCACTCTGCCCAATGGCATGAGAGTGTTAAAAAAATATGACAGCATTGAGATATGGCGCGGGGAGTTGCCCTCAGTGCCGCTGTTTGAATATTTTCTAGACCTTCCTGGCAGGGTTGTTATAAAGGAGTGTGGCATTGAAATCAAAGCCCATAGGGTGCAGCGCCAAGAGGTTTCTTTTTCTTCTCCTTGGCGTGCGTATATTGATGGAGACGTTATCAATGGGAATTTGCGGGTACGCAACAGAAGACAAGGGGATCGCTTTAAGCCGTTTGGCCTAAAGGGAAGCAAAAAGCTTAAGGAGTATTTTATCGACAAGAAAGTGCCCCGACATGAGAGGGATGGTATACCGCTAGTGGCGGATGAAAAAAACATCATATGGGTGGTGGGATGGCAGATCAACGATGATTACAAGGTTACGCCACAGACCCGTAACATTGTGCAGCTTGAGGCACGAAAGATATGA
- the hpt gene encoding hypoxanthine phosphoribosyltransferase, producing the protein MLEDVGRILIDEQALMRRIDEMGEEITRDYQGKDLVVVGILKGSVLFLADLVKRIRLPLVMDFMAVSSYGSSTHSSGVVRIIKDLDEEIEGKDVLIVEDIIDTGLTLNYLTELLMSRNPRSLKICCCLDKPSRRKVPVKVDYIGFSIPDAFVVGYGLDYAEKYRNLPYICILDPDKVE; encoded by the coding sequence ATGTTGGAGGACGTAGGAAGAATTCTCATCGATGAACAAGCTTTAATGCGGCGCATAGACGAGATGGGGGAAGAGATCACTAGAGATTATCAGGGTAAGGATCTAGTAGTTGTAGGGATATTGAAGGGATCGGTATTGTTTTTAGCCGACCTTGTCAAGCGTATAAGGCTTCCGTTGGTTATGGATTTTATGGCGGTGTCAAGCTATGGGAGTTCCACCCACTCGTCGGGCGTGGTACGCATAATCAAGGACCTAGATGAGGAGATAGAGGGCAAGGATGTCCTCATAGTAGAGGACATAATAGATACTGGTCTTACCCTCAATTATCTAACTGAGTTGTTGATGTCCAGAAATCCCAGGAGCTTGAAGATATGCTGTTGCCTGGATAAGCCTTCTCGACGCAAGGTGCCTGTAAAGGTGGACTATATAGGTTTTAGCATTCCCGATGCGTTTGTAGTGGGGTATGGCCTGGATTATGCTGAGAAATACCGTAATCTCCCATATATATGCATATTGGATCCTGACAAGGTTGAATAG
- the ftsH gene encoding ATP-dependent zinc metalloprotease FtsH, which translates to MRKFLRGPGFYLILLVAIIFLVTFLDLDAGAEKISYPELIKEIEKGNISKLRTVENAAIGVRKGSKYEVIFPDKYDFEVYLPSKEAFIEDVKAAEARRLGKSPEQVTPADFSFEWDPQPPAEPPWWLNLLPFAVLILLFVAFWFVFMQQAQGGGNRVMSFGKSRARLHTDTKHRVTFSDVAGADEEKYELREIVDFLKNPKKYLELGARIPKGVLLVGPPGTGKTLLAKAVAGEAGVPFFSISGSDFVEMFVGVGAARVRDLFEQAKKNSPCIIFIDEIDAVGRHRGAGLGGGHDEREQTLNQLLVEMDGFSVNEGIIVIAATNRPDILDPALLRPGRFDRRITVGIPDVKGREEILKVHSRGKPLAPEVDLKVLAKRTAGFTGADLENVMNEAAILAARKGLKQISMTELEEAITRVIAGPEKKSRVLTEKDKRLVAYHEAGHAVVAKLLPHADPVHQISIIPRGMAGGYTLTLPQEDKYFASKSELMDEITQLLGGRAAEALVLNDISTGASNDIQRATQIARKMVTEYGMSENMGPVTFGGKYEEIFLGRDWGTYRNYSEKVAALIDKEIKNIVQEAYERAEKLLKENINKLHKVAEALLEKEKLDVEEFEEVFASA; encoded by the coding sequence TTGAGAAAATTTTTAAGGGGCCCGGGCTTTTATCTTATTTTGTTGGTTGCAATAATATTTTTGGTAACGTTTTTAGACCTTGATGCAGGGGCTGAAAAGATTTCGTATCCCGAGTTGATCAAAGAAATTGAAAAGGGCAACATTTCCAAGTTGAGGACTGTGGAAAATGCCGCTATAGGTGTGAGAAAGGGCTCCAAATATGAGGTTATTTTTCCTGATAAATATGACTTTGAGGTATATCTGCCTTCAAAAGAGGCTTTTATTGAGGATGTAAAGGCTGCCGAGGCAAGAAGGTTGGGCAAATCGCCCGAGCAGGTGACACCAGCGGACTTTAGCTTTGAATGGGATCCACAGCCGCCGGCAGAGCCGCCGTGGTGGCTTAATTTATTGCCCTTTGCAGTACTCATCCTACTTTTTGTGGCGTTTTGGTTTGTCTTCATGCAGCAGGCCCAGGGCGGTGGAAATCGAGTTATGTCCTTTGGTAAAAGCCGTGCCAGGTTGCATACTGATACCAAACACAGGGTAACCTTTAGCGATGTAGCGGGGGCCGACGAAGAGAAGTATGAGTTGAGGGAAATTGTAGATTTTCTTAAAAATCCTAAAAAATACCTGGAGCTGGGAGCGCGTATTCCGAAAGGGGTTTTGCTGGTAGGGCCTCCTGGTACTGGTAAGACTCTCCTAGCCAAGGCTGTGGCAGGGGAAGCTGGTGTGCCGTTTTTTAGCATTAGTGGTTCGGATTTCGTTGAAATGTTTGTAGGCGTGGGAGCCGCCAGGGTGCGCGACTTGTTTGAACAGGCTAAAAAGAATTCGCCGTGCATTATATTCATAGATGAGATAGATGCAGTGGGACGTCATCGTGGTGCTGGCTTAGGTGGAGGCCACGACGAACGCGAGCAGACACTTAATCAGCTGCTGGTTGAGATGGATGGATTTTCTGTGAATGAGGGTATTATAGTGATTGCTGCTACCAACCGGCCCGACATTTTGGATCCGGCACTTTTGAGGCCTGGCAGATTTGACAGGCGCATCACTGTTGGTATACCCGATGTAAAAGGCAGGGAAGAGATACTGAAGGTTCATTCCAGGGGCAAACCTTTGGCACCCGAAGTGGACTTAAAGGTTTTGGCCAAAAGGACAGCCGGGTTTACTGGGGCTGACCTTGAGAATGTGATGAACGAGGCCGCAATTCTGGCTGCTAGAAAAGGGTTGAAGCAAATAAGTATGACTGAACTGGAGGAGGCCATTACCCGCGTCATCGCTGGGCCAGAGAAGAAGAGCAGAGTGCTTACCGAGAAGGATAAGCGGCTAGTGGCTTATCATGAGGCTGGTCATGCGGTGGTGGCAAAACTCCTGCCGCATGCCGACCCTGTTCATCAGATATCCATAATCCCACGTGGTATGGCCGGAGGCTATACCTTGACTCTGCCGCAGGAGGACAAGTATTTTGCTTCCAAATCGGAGTTGATGGACGAGATTACTCAGTTGCTTGGCGGACGGGCTGCAGAGGCGTTGGTACTAAATGATATCAGTACCGGTGCTTCCAATGATATACAGCGAGCCACGCAGATCGCCAGAAAAATGGTAACAGAATACGGGATGAGCGAAAATATGGGGCCGGTGACTTTTGGAGGTAAATACGAGGAGATATTCCTGGGGAGGGATTGGGGCACTTACCGCAATTACAGCGAAAAAGTGGCTGCCCTTATAGATAAAGAAATTAAGAACATCGTACAGGAAGCTTATGAGCGTGCAGAAAAGTTGCTTAAAGAAAACATCAATAAGCTACACAAAGTAGCTGAGGCTTTGCTTGAAAAAGAAAAGCTGGATGTAGAAGAGTTTGAAGAGGTATTTGCTAGCGCTTAA
- a CDS encoding regulatory protein RecX produces MAADFNYDDPKVDEAYQKALKYLGFRARTQKEVDEYLKRKGFGEEVIEKAIEKLKEYGFIDDRAFALSWINSRMRNNPKGRAVIAFELRQKGVEGGIIDEVMASIPNKQEEEVANRLAQKYYDKYKEMDEGERVHKTVQALARRGFDWELIHKIMNRLTRELHVE; encoded by the coding sequence ATGGCTGCTGATTTTAATTATGATGACCCCAAGGTGGACGAGGCATATCAAAAAGCTTTAAAATACCTAGGGTTTCGGGCTAGGACTCAAAAAGAGGTGGATGAGTATTTAAAGAGAAAGGGTTTTGGGGAAGAAGTGATTGAAAAGGCCATAGAAAAACTGAAAGAGTATGGATTTATCGACGATAGGGCTTTTGCATTAAGTTGGATAAACAGCCGAATGCGGAACAATCCGAAGGGGAGAGCGGTCATAGCGTTTGAGTTAAGGCAAAAGGGTGTTGAGGGCGGTATAATCGACGAAGTTATGGCCTCAATCCCCAACAAACAGGAAGAGGAGGTGGCAAACAGATTGGCTCAGAAATATTATGATAAATACAAAGAAATGGATGAAGGAGAAAGGGTGCACAAGACTGTCCAGGCCCTGGCACGCAGGGGATTTGATTGGGAGCTTATACATAAGATAATGAATAGGCTCACGCGGGAATTGCATGTGGAGTAG
- the pheA gene encoding prephenate dehydratase, with product MDKLGYLGPEGTFTHEAAVVYSRGKQVDLVEYSSIPDLIYGVDKGEVDYAVVPMENSMEGTVNVTVDVIIHEVKVYITQELVLPIHHCLLVKPGVRLDELRVVLSHPQALAQCRKFLYERLRGVELIATSSTAAAAKEVATGRREWGAIGSRHAALVFALDILAENIEDRGGNCTRFVVLSKKYSQPTGCDKTSIVFSVDHKPGSLYRALRTFAEREINLTKIESRPMKTNLGEYLFLVDFEGHVQDAVVQDALRELAEQSRYFAVLGSYPRFREERGQSLADG from the coding sequence ATGGATAAGTTGGGCTATCTCGGACCTGAGGGTACATTTACCCATGAAGCGGCTGTGGTATATTCAAGGGGAAAACAGGTGGATTTAGTGGAATACTCCAGCATTCCAGACCTCATATATGGGGTAGACAAGGGTGAGGTAGATTATGCGGTGGTCCCTATGGAGAATTCCATGGAAGGGACGGTAAATGTAACGGTTGATGTGATCATTCATGAAGTAAAGGTGTATATAACGCAGGAATTAGTTCTCCCCATACATCATTGTTTGCTGGTAAAGCCGGGAGTACGGCTAGATGAATTGCGAGTGGTGCTGTCTCACCCCCAGGCTCTGGCCCAGTGCCGTAAGTTTTTATATGAAAGGTTGCGTGGGGTAGAGTTGATTGCTACTTCCAGCACCGCTGCAGCAGCCAAGGAAGTGGCAACTGGTCGACGAGAGTGGGGAGCCATAGGAAGTAGGCATGCTGCACTGGTGTTTGCCCTGGATATCCTAGCAGAGAACATCGAGGACCGTGGGGGTAACTGTACCAGATTTGTTGTGCTGTCCAAGAAATACAGCCAGCCTACGGGGTGTGATAAGACGTCCATTGTGTTTAGCGTAGACCACAAGCCTGGGAGTTTGTATCGCGCCCTCAGGACCTTTGCTGAAAGGGAGATAAACCTCACAAAAATCGAATCCCGTCCTATGAAAACCAATCTGGGCGAATATTTGTTTTTGGTGGATTTTGAGGGGCATGTGCAGGACGCCGTGGTGCAGGACGCTTTGAGGGAACTAGCTGAGCAAAGTCGTTATTTTGCTGTTCTGGGGTCATATCCCAGATTTAGGGAGGAGAGGGGTCAAAGCCTTGCGGATGGATAA
- a CDS encoding MazG-like family protein, with product MDNEKELDITKNLKVIEWLKSEILLSVAEMFRLLARGARASYDSLADCLASIIIASYLLGKRLGIHFSVIEQKIANKIRLGILEEHEIEKDYGDLSELRQHIKANRE from the coding sequence ATGGATAATGAAAAGGAGTTGGATATTACTAAAAATTTAAAGGTCATAGAATGGCTCAAGAGCGAGATATTGCTGTCTGTTGCCGAGATGTTTCGCTTGTTGGCCAGGGGAGCCAGGGCTTCTTACGATAGCTTAGCTGATTGCCTTGCCAGTATAATCATAGCTTCTTATTTATTGGGTAAGAGGTTGGGCATTCATTTTAGCGTGATCGAGCAAAAAATTGCAAACAAGATTCGTTTGGGGATTTTGGAGGAACATGAGATAGAAAAAGACTATGGGGATTTATCCGAATTGAGGCAGCATATTAAAGCCAACAGAGAATGA